The Acutalibacter muris genomic sequence CCTATCCTTCTGCTTCTCCTCCAGCAGCCGCAGGTTTTTCACATCCACCCGGGTCTTGATTATCCCCGCCTGGACCAAAACCTGGCCGTCTCTGGGGGCCTCCAGCACCACGGCCTTTTTATCAAGGTCGAATATCAGCACATTGTCCCCGGTTCTAAGCTCCCTTGGCAGGGTATAATCCCCAACCTCGCGCCTGTGCACCGGGTCCGCCGAGGCCTCCATATCCCGCATACCGGAACGCAGCCGGGCCTTCTGCTCGGCTGAAAGGCTCTTATTCTTCTGCCGTCTCATTTCGTCCAGCTCGTTTAAGAGCGCGTCCGCCTGCCTGCGGGTCTTCGCCACGATGTCAGTAGCCTCCTTGCGGGCCTGTTCCAGCTCCCGCTTGGCCTGGACCCCGGCTTCGGCCTGTTTGGCTTCAGCCTCTCTGATGCTGTCCCGGGCTCTGGCCGCCGCCTTCTTCGCAAGCTCCAGCTCGTCCTGGAGTTTCCGCCGGTCCTCCTCAAGGCGGCCTATGACCTTCTCAAACTCGCTGCTCTCCCTTGAGACCAGCTCCCCGGCCCGGTCCACTATCCGCTCTTCTAAACCAAGCCGCTTTGATATGGCAAAGGCGTTGGACTTGCCCGGCACGCCGATAAGGAGCCGGTAGGTGGGCCTTAGGCTCTCCACATCGAACTCGCAGCAGCCGTTCTCCACCCCCGGTGTCTGCAAGGCGTAGGCCTTCAGCTCCGCGTAGTGGGTGGTGCAGGCAAGCTTCACTCCCTTGCCCCTCAGCTCCTCGATTATGGCCGCCGCCAGGGCCGCCCCCTCCACCGGGTCCGTGCCCGCGCCCAGCTCGTCCAGGAGCACCAGGCTTTTTTCGTCCGCCGCTTTAAGAATGCTTATGATATTTGTCATGTGGGCCGAGAAGGTGGACAGGCTCTGCTCAATGCTCTGCTCGTCCCCGATATCCGCCAGGATATGGTCAAAGACAGATACCTCGCTGCCCTCCCCGGCGGGTATCATCAGCCCGCACATGGCCATCAGCGACAAGAGCCCTACGGTCTTCAGGGCCACGGTCTTGCCGCCTGTATTGGGCCCGGTGATGATAAGGGTGTCGAAGCTTTTCCCAAGGCTTATATCCGTGGGCACCACCTTTTCCTTGTGTATTAAAGGGTGTCGGGCGGCGTGCAGCTCTGTCACGCCGTCCTCCCGCACAGTTGGCGTCACGGCCTTCATGCGGTAGGCGGTCTGGGCCTTGGCGAAGATGACGTTCAGCTCCACGGCGCACTTATAGCTGTGTATGATGCCGTCGGCAAACTCCCCCGCTTCTGCGGAAAGCTCCCGCAGTATGCGGTTTATTTCCTCCAGCTCCTCCGACTGCAATACGCGTATTTCGTTGTTAGCCTCCACCACGCTCATGGGCTCGATGAACACCGTGGCCCCGCTGGAGGAGGTGTCGTGCACAAGCCCGGGCACCTCTCCCCGGAACTCGGCCTTTACCGGTACCACGTACCTGCCGCCCCGCTGGGTTATGATGCTCTCCTGCAAGTGCTTCTGGTGAGCCGGGGAGCGCACCAGCTTGTCCAGCTGGTCCCGGGCCCGGGCCGAGGCGTTGCGTATTTTCCGGCGTATGGTGGCAAGGGCCGGGGAGGCCGCGTCGGCCATCTCCTCCTCGCTGACTATCGAGGTAAATATCTTCTCCTCAAGGTACTTGTTTGGGGTCAGCACCGAGAAGCGGTCCGAAAGGGCCGTCCTCATGCCCGCAGATTTATCGTGCCAGCTTTGTAGGGAGCGTATGGAGCGCAGCGTCCCCGCCACGTCCAGAAGCTCTCTCATGCCAAGGCTGCCCCCGGCCTGTGCCCGGCGCAGGGGGTTACTTACGTTCTTCAGATCCCTGAAGCTGGGCCCGCCGAACTTGGCCATCAGCACAAAGGCCGCGTCCGTCTCCTCCAGGAGCAGCCGGGCCTCTCCGGCGCTTTTCACCGGCTCTATAGAACGCACGGCCTCTGCCGCGTCGTCGCAGGTGGTCTCCGCCGCCACAAGGTCGAGTATCTTGTCGAGCTCTAAGGCTCTATAATTTTTATCCATAGTATTATCCTCAATTTATAGTGATATCTTTATATATG encodes the following:
- a CDS encoding endonuclease MutS2: MDKNYRALELDKILDLVAAETTCDDAAEAVRSIEPVKSAGEARLLLEETDAAFVLMAKFGGPSFRDLKNVSNPLRRAQAGGSLGMRELLDVAGTLRSIRSLQSWHDKSAGMRTALSDRFSVLTPNKYLEEKIFTSIVSEEEMADAASPALATIRRKIRNASARARDQLDKLVRSPAHQKHLQESIITQRGGRYVVPVKAEFRGEVPGLVHDTSSSGATVFIEPMSVVEANNEIRVLQSEELEEINRILRELSAEAGEFADGIIHSYKCAVELNVIFAKAQTAYRMKAVTPTVREDGVTELHAARHPLIHKEKVVPTDISLGKSFDTLIITGPNTGGKTVALKTVGLLSLMAMCGLMIPAGEGSEVSVFDHILADIGDEQSIEQSLSTFSAHMTNIISILKAADEKSLVLLDELGAGTDPVEGAALAAAIIEELRGKGVKLACTTHYAELKAYALQTPGVENGCCEFDVESLRPTYRLLIGVPGKSNAFAISKRLGLEERIVDRAGELVSRESSEFEKVIGRLEEDRRKLQDELELAKKAAARARDSIREAEAKQAEAGVQAKRELEQARKEATDIVAKTRRQADALLNELDEMRRQKNKSLSAEQKARLRSGMRDMEASADPVHRREVGDYTLPRELRTGDNVLIFDLDKKAVVLEAPRDGQVLVQAGIIKTRVDVKNLRLLEEKQKDRPRGRTVTKNVSAPEAGTSLDLRGMNADEALMEVDGFLDRVGRMGLAQVTIIHGKGTGVLRAAVQKHLRRCPGVKSFRLGAFGEGESGVTIVELK